In Niveispirillum cyanobacteriorum, the following proteins share a genomic window:
- a CDS encoding glycoside hydrolase family 97 protein, which yields MISPSRRGLLVGAAALPLATGTQVLAQSNTISHNVTSPDGKLVLRVDATGPRWSVIYRGREVIAPSPLALKLADGSLLGPGASATGVSRRTITGTWTPPYGIRTSSTENCGELTVTFTDAARKISFALVARAYDAGVAIRFRLLSAPTPTLTLTGEATEFRLPAEAVLYVSRDEGEYQRTVQTNVAPVPHPDLTESCDQEVLADTPITAQLSDGTTLLISESDRIHYPRVMLRSGPSGLVTHLMRFPGRATGYSGPGTTPPEDSFTVPVPFDTPWRVVMAGPDEKSLIETQDLIPTLATPNILGDVSWIKPGRAVRIREYTTQAGLDTVDFAAARKLDFVEWDAHWYGDGTDPSDATYAIPAIDIRRVIDYARSKGLGMILYVDRVPAMRQLDAIVKTYQSWGVAGIKFGFIWEGRQSDVDFIHNLVKVCGEHKLLVNLHDNLRPAGLERTLPNYVALEGVRGNEQFPTSRNNCTLPFTRALSGPIDYTICYANPKNQTTNAHQLAMAAIYYNPQTFLYWYDKPSKYAGRDWPELAFFDECPTVWSDTKALSGKIGEHVVVARKARDGRWFLGAITSEMGITLAIDLSFLGDGHWTVRRFADGAPSAPVNRTPVTITTEKVRAGGKLEMVLSPHGGQAMIFERA from the coding sequence GTGATCAGTCCATCGCGTCGCGGTCTTCTGGTCGGTGCGGCTGCACTGCCCTTGGCCACCGGAACCCAGGTTCTGGCGCAGAGCAATACCATTTCCCATAACGTCACCTCGCCCGATGGTAAGCTGGTCTTGCGCGTGGATGCGACCGGCCCGCGTTGGTCGGTGATCTATCGCGGGCGGGAGGTGATCGCACCGTCGCCACTGGCCCTGAAACTGGCCGATGGTAGCCTGCTGGGTCCCGGTGCCAGTGCCACGGGCGTCAGCCGCCGGACCATCACCGGCACCTGGACCCCGCCCTATGGCATCCGCACCAGCAGTACGGAGAATTGTGGCGAACTGACCGTGACCTTCACGGACGCCGCTCGCAAGATCAGCTTCGCCCTGGTGGCGCGGGCCTATGATGCCGGTGTGGCCATCCGTTTCCGCCTGCTATCGGCCCCCACACCGACGCTGACCCTCACGGGAGAGGCGACCGAATTCCGCCTTCCCGCAGAGGCGGTGTTGTATGTCAGCAGGGATGAAGGCGAATATCAGCGCACAGTGCAGACCAATGTCGCGCCCGTCCCGCATCCCGACCTGACCGAAAGCTGTGATCAGGAGGTCCTGGCCGATACGCCGATCACGGCGCAACTCTCCGATGGCACCACCCTGCTGATCAGCGAAAGCGACCGTATCCATTATCCGCGCGTCATGTTGCGCAGCGGGCCGTCCGGACTGGTCACGCATCTGATGCGGTTTCCCGGTCGCGCCACCGGCTATTCCGGGCCGGGCACCACGCCGCCGGAAGATAGCTTTACCGTGCCTGTGCCGTTCGACACGCCCTGGCGTGTCGTCATGGCGGGGCCGGATGAAAAAAGCCTGATCGAAACCCAGGACCTGATCCCCACACTGGCCACGCCCAACATCCTGGGCGATGTCAGTTGGATCAAGCCAGGGCGGGCTGTGCGCATCCGTGAATATACGACCCAGGCGGGACTGGACACCGTGGATTTCGCGGCGGCACGCAAGCTGGATTTCGTGGAATGGGATGCGCATTGGTACGGCGACGGCACCGACCCCAGCGACGCCACCTATGCCATCCCGGCCATTGATATCCGCCGCGTTATTGATTACGCCCGGTCCAAGGGGCTGGGCATGATCCTTTACGTGGACCGGGTGCCGGCGATGCGGCAGTTGGACGCCATCGTGAAGACCTACCAATCCTGGGGCGTGGCCGGCATCAAGTTCGGCTTCATCTGGGAAGGGCGGCAATCGGATGTGGACTTCATCCATAATCTGGTGAAGGTCTGCGGCGAGCATAAGCTGCTGGTCAATCTGCACGATAATCTGCGCCCCGCCGGGTTGGAACGGACCCTGCCCAATTATGTGGCGCTGGAAGGTGTGCGGGGGAATGAACAATTCCCGACCTCACGCAATAACTGCACCCTGCCGTTCACCCGCGCCCTGTCAGGCCCGATTGACTATACGATCTGTTACGCCAACCCCAAGAACCAGACGACCAACGCGCATCAATTGGCGATGGCCGCCATCTACTATAACCCGCAGACCTTCCTGTACTGGTACGACAAGCCCAGCAAGTATGCCGGGCGCGATTGGCCGGAACTGGCGTTTTTTGATGAATGCCCCACGGTCTGGAGCGATACAAAGGCCCTGTCTGGCAAGATCGGTGAACATGTGGTGGTGGCGCGCAAGGCACGGGACGGTCGTTGGTTCCTGGGCGCCATCACCAGCGAGATGGGCATAACCCTGGCCATCGACCTGTCCTTTCTGGGCGATGGCCACTGGACCGTCCGGCGCTTTGCCGATGGCGCGCCCTCGGCCCCTGTCAACCGCACCCCCGTCACCATCACCACGGAAAAGGTGAGGGCCGGGGGCAAGCTGGAAATGGTCCTGTCGCCCCATGGTGGTCAGGCCATGATCTTTGAACGGGCGTAA
- a CDS encoding TonB-dependent receptor, giving the protein MKNFLQDSLVRLLATVSVAALAHSAYAQTAGGDQQLEEIVVTGMRASLQTNAMLKKNAIEVVDSITANDIGKLPDPSVAETLTRVPGVQAYRFGGEAASPVGTGSGITVRGLTGQTASRVNGRAYFTAGQREFNIEGMVPAMVAGVDVFKNPTAEHIEGGIGGVVNVRTRRPLEMKGTTATLSVGGRYNDLSEDAEPEMFGLVSQTWDVGDGEIGVMLAGGYMRTVNRGDNTPGAGGISYRRAINAASAEYAAGAASGLYNSAYVGRSDVNYLANVTPSSVTGDRSGLIAVLGENPTIGWESYVRTRKGVNGMVQYKPNPDLELYVEGLYNFYRYDQEYGFLGSSNSRYVRNLTTTPFQATEGLTNRNINGGADELLAGRLLTGGTFLGSGLSITEGGNHVDYETTVVAGGGKWQAADNLEVAFDLTYVKADRDNDGRGLTFASAPGLSWDLTRDLSTRPTSVTIGGPDVAAATTWNYNQYGTYPNTWRDDGIAAKADITRSFDDGFLENVKFGFRYATQNDTFRDFTLAGKNLTTNGLALAANGSNAISMGSVGTIIATPNNFMDGKMGYTGGYLIFDPHALYGDTIKNLFPQAGILTAGTEPEIAVNNRRFEEKSYAGYGMASFRLMDDAIKGNAGVRIVKTDTYARAQVNTSTGIMPNEATSSYTDVLPTLNIIGNVSDDTLIRFGYGKGITRPDPQSLNPSVVVNAGSGTASVGNPDLKPQKGDSFDLSFEHYISGANYASIGFFYKKVDGFFSQIATCEAVSGFTYTGAILNGCSGGQYLVTRTVNAQQGWAKGVEVAAQSFLDYDFIPEYLHNFGASASFTYVDTKNPVLLSSGILVNSVQPFTSKYNYSLTGMYEDDFMSARIVYTYRSRAQFTAIGLNPVDSRYIQAFGLLDASLNFNLPEGFQISLTASNLTNAAPNRFYGEPGYYTGVERQHYVNGRVFGAALRWKFGG; this is encoded by the coding sequence ATGAAGAATTTTCTGCAGGATAGCCTTGTCCGACTGCTGGCGACGGTTTCCGTGGCCGCATTGGCTCATTCCGCCTACGCGCAGACGGCTGGCGGCGATCAGCAGCTGGAAGAAATTGTTGTGACAGGCATGCGGGCCAGTCTGCAAACCAATGCCATGCTGAAGAAGAACGCCATCGAAGTGGTGGACAGTATCACTGCGAACGATATCGGCAAGCTGCCGGACCCCAGCGTGGCGGAGACGCTGACCCGTGTGCCGGGCGTGCAGGCTTATCGTTTCGGGGGTGAAGCGGCGTCGCCGGTTGGCACCGGCTCCGGCATCACGGTGCGCGGCCTGACCGGTCAGACGGCATCCCGCGTCAATGGCCGCGCCTATTTCACCGCCGGTCAGCGCGAATTCAATATCGAGGGCATGGTGCCGGCCATGGTCGCGGGTGTCGATGTCTTTAAGAACCCGACCGCGGAGCATATCGAGGGCGGCATCGGCGGCGTCGTCAATGTCCGTACCCGTCGCCCGCTGGAGATGAAGGGCACGACCGCGACCCTGTCCGTCGGTGGCCGCTACAACGATTTGTCCGAGGATGCCGAGCCGGAAATGTTCGGCCTGGTGTCGCAGACCTGGGACGTGGGTGATGGGGAGATCGGCGTCATGCTGGCCGGTGGCTACATGCGGACGGTCAATCGCGGCGACAATACGCCGGGTGCCGGCGGCATCTCCTATCGCCGCGCGATTAATGCCGCCAGCGCCGAATATGCGGCGGGTGCCGCGTCCGGTTTGTACAATTCCGCCTATGTCGGCCGTTCGGATGTCAATTATCTGGCCAATGTCACGCCGTCCAGCGTGACGGGCGACCGGTCCGGTCTGATCGCCGTGCTGGGTGAAAACCCGACAATCGGCTGGGAAAGCTACGTCCGTACCCGCAAGGGCGTGAACGGCATGGTGCAGTACAAGCCCAATCCCGACCTCGAACTCTATGTCGAGGGTCTCTACAATTTCTATCGCTATGACCAGGAATATGGGTTCCTTGGGTCCAGCAACAGCCGTTATGTCCGCAACCTGACGACAACGCCGTTCCAGGCGACCGAAGGCCTGACCAACCGCAACATCAATGGTGGCGCTGACGAGTTGCTGGCCGGCCGGTTGCTGACAGGCGGCACCTTCCTGGGCTCCGGCCTGTCCATCACGGAGGGTGGCAACCATGTGGATTATGAGACCACGGTCGTCGCCGGTGGCGGCAAGTGGCAGGCTGCCGACAATCTGGAGGTTGCGTTCGACCTTACTTATGTGAAGGCTGACCGCGATAATGATGGTCGCGGCCTTACATTCGCGTCGGCACCTGGGTTGAGCTGGGACCTGACCCGCGATCTGTCGACCCGTCCGACCAGCGTGACCATCGGCGGGCCCGATGTCGCCGCTGCCACCACCTGGAACTATAACCAGTACGGGACCTATCCCAACACTTGGCGCGACGATGGTATCGCCGCCAAGGCCGACATCACCCGCTCTTTTGATGATGGCTTCCTGGAGAATGTGAAGTTCGGCTTCCGCTATGCCACGCAGAACGACACGTTCCGTGACTTCACTTTGGCTGGCAAGAACCTGACCACAAATGGTCTGGCCCTGGCCGCCAACGGGTCCAATGCCATCAGCATGGGTAGCGTCGGAACCATTATCGCCACGCCGAACAATTTTATGGACGGCAAGATGGGCTATACCGGCGGTTACCTGATTTTTGATCCGCATGCGCTGTATGGCGACACGATCAAGAACCTGTTCCCGCAGGCCGGCATCCTGACGGCGGGCACGGAGCCGGAAATTGCGGTCAATAACCGTCGGTTTGAGGAAAAGTCCTATGCCGGCTATGGCATGGCCAGCTTCCGTCTGATGGATGATGCCATCAAAGGCAATGCCGGCGTGCGTATCGTCAAGACCGATACCTATGCCCGTGCCCAGGTCAACACCTCCACCGGCATCATGCCGAATGAGGCGACCAGTTCCTACACCGACGTTCTGCCCACGCTGAACATCATCGGTAATGTTTCCGACGATACGTTGATCCGCTTCGGTTACGGCAAGGGTATCACACGGCCTGATCCGCAGTCGCTCAACCCCTCCGTCGTTGTCAATGCGGGCAGCGGTACGGCATCCGTCGGCAACCCCGATCTGAAGCCGCAGAAGGGTGACAGCTTCGATCTGTCCTTCGAACATTATATTTCTGGTGCCAACTACGCCTCCATCGGCTTCTTCTACAAGAAGGTTGATGGTTTCTTCAGCCAGATCGCGACCTGTGAAGCCGTGTCGGGCTTCACATATACCGGCGCCATCCTGAATGGCTGCTCCGGTGGTCAGTATCTTGTGACCCGCACCGTCAATGCGCAGCAAGGCTGGGCAAAGGGTGTGGAAGTCGCGGCACAAAGCTTCCTGGATTATGACTTCATCCCGGAATACCTGCATAATTTCGGCGCATCGGCCAGCTTCACCTATGTGGATACGAAGAACCCCGTGCTGCTGTCATCGGGCATTCTGGTGAACTCGGTCCAGCCCTTCACGTCAAAGTATAACTACTCCCTGACCGGGATGTATGAGGACGACTTCATGTCGGCCCGTATCGTCTACACCTACCGGTCGCGGGCACAGTTCACGGCCATCGGTCTGAACCCCGTGGACAGCCGTTACATCCAGGCCTTTGGTCTGCTGGACGCGTCGTTGAACTTCAACCTGCCCGAAGGTTTCCAGATTTCGCTGACGGCATCAAACCTTACCAATGCCGCACCGAACCGCTTCTATGGCGAGCCCGGCTATTACACGGGCGTGGAACGCCAGCACTATGTCAATGGCCGCGTCTTTGGTGCGGCGTTGCGCTGGAAGTTCGGGGGCTGA
- a CDS encoding glycoside hydrolase family 88 protein has protein sequence MTSIHHEPIRDPSRLAATPLPTAGELDAAIARVLARIDRALPAFIDRFPAPSSENLIYPAIDNIEWTNGFWTGMLWLAYQVSGKAAYRHAAETQVRSFLDRAERRIVVAHHDLGFLYTPSACAAYRLTGNVDARRAGLLAADLLLERFDPVSGVIQAWGDLNDPAEAGRMIIDCNLNLPLLYWATAETGDAKYHAAAERHLTQAAAHLVRPDASTFHTFHMDTRTGAPLRGTTHQGHADDSCWARGQAWGIYGFALGYAHSGRESLVDLSAALANYFLNRLPADLVCRWDLIFTDGDAPADTSAAAIAACGLLELVRHLPVSNPDRDLYTRAAWGMAQRLDADHLTPIAGSNGVLAHGVYHMPKRIGVNECCIWGDYFYLEALVRLRHVWRAYW, from the coding sequence ATGACATCTATCCATCACGAACCCATCCGCGACCCGTCGCGGCTGGCCGCCACCCCCCTGCCGACAGCAGGCGAACTGGACGCGGCCATCGCCCGTGTCCTGGCCCGCATCGACCGCGCCCTGCCCGCATTCATCGACCGGTTTCCCGCACCATCCAGCGAGAACCTGATCTATCCCGCCATCGACAATATCGAATGGACCAACGGTTTCTGGACCGGGATGCTATGGCTAGCCTATCAGGTGTCGGGCAAGGCTGCCTATCGGCACGCGGCGGAAACGCAGGTGCGGTCCTTCCTGGACCGGGCCGAACGGCGCATCGTTGTGGCCCATCATGATCTGGGATTCCTTTACACACCTTCAGCCTGCGCTGCTTACCGCCTGACCGGCAATGTCGATGCGCGCCGGGCCGGGCTGTTGGCGGCTGATCTGTTGCTGGAACGGTTTGATCCCGTGTCTGGCGTGATCCAGGCCTGGGGTGATCTGAACGACCCGGCAGAGGCCGGGCGGATGATCATCGACTGTAATCTGAACCTGCCCTTGCTCTATTGGGCGACGGCGGAAACCGGGGATGCAAAATATCATGCGGCCGCCGAACGTCACCTGACACAGGCGGCGGCGCATCTGGTGCGCCCGGATGCCTCCACCTTCCATACATTTCATATGGATACGCGTACCGGCGCGCCCCTGCGCGGTACCACCCATCAGGGTCATGCTGACGATAGTTGCTGGGCGCGGGGTCAGGCGTGGGGCATTTACGGTTTCGCGCTGGGTTATGCCCATTCGGGACGTGAAAGCCTGGTCGATCTGTCTGCGGCACTGGCCAATTACTTTTTGAACCGGTTGCCTGCGGATCTCGTCTGCCGCTGGGACCTGATCTTCACCGATGGCGACGCGCCGGCTGATACGTCCGCCGCCGCCATTGCCGCCTGCGGTCTTCTGGAACTGGTCCGGCACCTGCCGGTCAGCAATCCCGACCGTGATCTTTACACCCGCGCCGCCTGGGGCATGGCGCAGCGGCTGGATGCCGACCACCTGACCCCCATCGCGGGATCGAACGGCGTACTTGCCCACGGGGTCTATCACATGCCCAAACGCATCGGCGTGAACGAATGCTGCATCTGGGGTGATTATTTCTATCTCGAAGCGCTGGTTCGCCTGCGCCATGTCTGGAGGGCTTATTGGTGA
- a CDS encoding glycosyl hydrolase family 28 protein encodes MKQTIVCALGVLGFTLAGQAGEPLIHPPPPGKAFWSSANDDYTVRVRQPGGSWRDLYEYRVRVDNDQKRDASMVLFDMDGPVEVAVRRNNGDVRRVQIRPASAGVEPTLHGDTAIFRLDQPRKLSVEFDGDRLGNLHLFAGAIRPPVPAQDSPGIKVFGPGIHVPPEGADRFVIPSDTRVYFAPGAILEGGIDLRGTLNVQLTGHGLITKAKDEGILVAHARNIGIDGPTIVNPGHYSVQCGQSTGITITDFKAISIGSWTDGLDFMSCSDVRVDDVFLRNSDDNIAIYGGRWDYRGDARNYLITRAILWADIAHPVNIGLHGTPGAAETIANLTFRDIDILEHDEDDPEYQGALAISNSDGNLVRDVLFENVRVERIEEGMPFNFRTVFNKSYSHAHGRGVQNVTLRNVQFREAGTNRPVIAGHPDGGPVQNVLIEDVSIEGRPLTAADIDIGGGVTSVRIR; translated from the coding sequence ATGAAGCAAACCATAGTATGCGCGCTGGGTGTGCTTGGCTTCACGCTTGCCGGCCAGGCCGGTGAGCCGCTGATCCACCCGCCGCCGCCCGGCAAGGCCTTCTGGTCCAGCGCCAATGATGATTATACCGTCCGTGTGAGGCAACCGGGCGGTTCCTGGCGCGATCTCTATGAATATCGTGTTCGGGTCGATAATGATCAGAAACGCGATGCCAGCATGGTCCTGTTCGACATGGATGGGCCGGTGGAGGTCGCTGTCCGCCGCAACAACGGCGATGTCCGGCGGGTGCAAATCCGCCCCGCATCGGCGGGTGTGGAGCCGACCCTCCACGGGGACACGGCCATTTTCCGGTTGGATCAACCCCGCAAGCTGTCGGTGGAGTTCGATGGCGACCGGTTGGGCAATCTGCACCTGTTCGCCGGTGCCATACGGCCCCCGGTTCCGGCGCAAGATAGCCCCGGCATCAAGGTTTTTGGACCCGGCATCCATGTGCCGCCGGAAGGGGCTGACCGCTTTGTCATTCCGTCAGACACGCGGGTCTATTTTGCGCCCGGCGCCATTCTGGAGGGCGGTATCGACCTGCGCGGAACGCTCAATGTGCAACTGACCGGTCACGGCCTGATCACGAAGGCAAAGGATGAGGGCATTCTGGTTGCCCATGCCCGGAATATCGGGATCGATGGGCCGACTATCGTCAATCCTGGCCATTATTCAGTTCAGTGTGGGCAATCAACGGGCATCACAATCACGGATTTCAAAGCGATCAGCATCGGCAGCTGGACTGACGGCCTCGATTTCATGAGTTGTTCGGATGTGCGCGTGGATGATGTCTTCCTGCGAAATTCCGATGATAATATCGCTATCTATGGCGGCCGCTGGGATTATCGGGGCGACGCACGTAATTACCTCATCACCCGTGCGATCTTGTGGGCTGACATTGCGCACCCCGTTAATATCGGCCTGCATGGCACGCCGGGTGCTGCCGAAACCATTGCCAACCTGACATTCCGCGATATCGACATCCTGGAACATGATGAGGATGATCCGGAATACCAGGGCGCGCTGGCCATCTCCAACAGCGATGGCAATCTGGTACGGGATGTTCTGTTCGAGAATGTGCGCGTGGAGCGGATCGAGGAGGGGATGCCCTTCAATTTTCGCACTGTTTTCAACAAAAGCTACAGCCACGCCCACGGGCGCGGGGTGCAGAATGTCACCCTGCGGAATGTCCAGTTCCGCGAAGCGGGAACCAATCGCCCGGTGATAGCTGGGCATCCTGATGGTGGTCCGGTTCAGAACGTCCTGATTGAGGATGTTTCCATCGAGGGCCGGCCATTGACCGCTGCCGATATCGACATTGGTGGCGGGGTAACTAGTGTGCGCATCCGCTAA
- a CDS encoding LacI family DNA-binding transcriptional regulator, whose translation MTVHDVARRAGVSPMTVSRVVNGTKVSDALRQKVEAAIRDLHYTPNVAARMARAGSLRIGVLFNNPRSSNLGEFLMGAFQQGGRDGCQLVVEPVAAHPDAMDAVRKLVAAGVDGMILPPPLCDSLEALDLLWQADIPALSFATADPRSHSSAVLIDDFEGARAMTRHLLTLGHRDIAFVRGDPRHSPALRREEGFRAAMAQAGQPVRADRVVAGDFSYRSGLDAGRRLLVDAGPRPTAVFASNDDMAAAVAAIAFGLGLRVPTDLSIAGFDDTPIASLLWPQLTTVHQPIAEMAGMAMETLNEFIREGRSGGAPAVRHHVVPFALRERESTGPVPASIA comes from the coding sequence GTGACAGTGCATGATGTTGCGCGGCGGGCCGGTGTTTCGCCCATGACCGTGTCGCGTGTCGTGAATGGTACGAAGGTGAGCGACGCCCTGCGCCAGAAGGTGGAAGCGGCGATCCGCGATCTGCATTACACGCCGAACGTGGCGGCGCGCATGGCTCGGGCGGGCAGCCTGCGTATCGGCGTGCTGTTCAATAATCCCCGCTCGTCCAATCTGGGTGAGTTCCTGATGGGGGCGTTTCAGCAGGGGGGACGTGACGGATGCCAGCTGGTTGTGGAGCCGGTGGCCGCCCATCCCGACGCCATGGATGCCGTGCGTAAGCTGGTGGCAGCCGGTGTCGATGGCATGATCCTGCCACCACCGCTTTGCGACAGTCTGGAGGCGCTGGATTTGCTGTGGCAGGCGGATATTCCCGCACTCAGCTTTGCGACTGCCGATCCTCGGTCGCATTCCTCTGCCGTGCTGATCGATGATTTTGAAGGTGCGCGGGCCATGACCCGGCATCTCTTGACGCTGGGGCATCGCGACATTGCCTTTGTCAGGGGTGATCCCCGCCATTCTCCCGCCCTGCGGCGCGAGGAGGGCTTCCGTGCCGCCATGGCCCAGGCAGGGCAGCCGGTACGGGCGGATCGTGTGGTGGCAGGTGATTTCAGCTATCGTTCGGGATTGGATGCCGGGCGCCGCCTGCTGGTTGATGCCGGTCCCCGGCCCACCGCCGTGTTTGCCAGCAACGATGACATGGCGGCGGCGGTCGCGGCGATTGCGTTCGGGCTGGGTTTGCGGGTGCCAACGGACTTGTCCATCGCTGGGTTTGATGACACGCCCATCGCATCCCTTCTCTGGCCGCAACTGACAACGGTTCATCAACCGATTGCGGAGATGGCCGGTATGGCCATGGAAACGTTGAATGAATTCATCCGCGAAGGGCGGAGTGGGGGCGCGCCCGCCGTCCGCCATCACGTCGTTCCCTTCGCCCTGCGGGAGCGGGAATCGACGGGACCGGTGCCAGCGTCCATTGCATGA
- a CDS encoding oligosaccharide MFS transporter, whose product MPTGAPGARRNYALLSAFMFLFFFAQAASMSFLAIWLKGPMGLTGAEAGTVFSANFIAAMLCQPLYGYISDRIGLKPRVPLFIAGMVALSGLFFPFVYAPLLQTNVVAGAAVGGLYLGLTFVAGSFALESFVDRVGRRYGFEYSRARLWGSLGYASAAVFTGRFYNIDPSINFWMASAAGLLLIPVILAARIEPDPQEQAKAQALTPRESLTILSDRKFWGFMVLILGVTNLYLVYDQQFPVYFASMFPTPAEGNVMFGYLNSAQIFVEAGMLLIAPWIVMRTGAKNGLLIAAGIMIVRIAGSAVVTTPLGISSMKMLHSIELPILAVSIFRYIAYHFDSRFASTIYLVGVSFGHSLGLAILSPVVGAGYDHFGFKTTYLLIAAGALAFWVASIFALSTTPRTDARGRPLDEPDIAPVPETRPAAAN is encoded by the coding sequence ATGCCCACTGGCGCTCCTGGAGCCAGACGGAACTACGCGCTGCTCAGTGCGTTCATGTTCCTGTTTTTCTTCGCACAGGCGGCATCCATGTCCTTTCTGGCCATCTGGCTGAAGGGGCCGATGGGCCTGACGGGGGCGGAGGCGGGGACCGTCTTTTCGGCCAATTTCATCGCCGCGATGCTGTGTCAGCCGCTTTATGGCTATATATCGGACCGCATCGGGCTGAAGCCACGCGTACCGCTGTTCATCGCCGGCATGGTGGCCCTGTCGGGTCTGTTTTTCCCTTTCGTCTATGCGCCCTTGCTGCAGACCAATGTCGTGGCGGGTGCTGCGGTCGGCGGGCTGTATCTAGGCCTGACTTTCGTGGCCGGCTCCTTCGCACTGGAAAGTTTTGTGGACCGGGTCGGCCGCCGCTATGGTTTTGAGTATAGCCGGGCGCGGCTGTGGGGATCGCTCGGCTATGCCAGCGCCGCCGTCTTCACGGGCCGGTTTTACAACATTGATCCCAGCATCAATTTCTGGATGGCATCGGCGGCGGGACTGCTGCTGATCCCCGTCATCCTGGCTGCCCGCATCGAACCCGATCCGCAGGAACAGGCCAAGGCGCAGGCTTTGACGCCGCGTGAATCGCTGACCATTCTGTCAGACCGTAAATTCTGGGGATTTATGGTGCTGATCCTGGGCGTGACCAACCTGTATCTGGTCTATGATCAGCAGTTCCCCGTCTATTTCGCCTCCATGTTCCCGACGCCCGCCGAGGGCAATGTGATGTTCGGGTACCTGAACTCTGCCCAGATCTTTGTTGAGGCGGGGATGCTGTTGATCGCACCCTGGATCGTGATGCGGACGGGGGCCAAGAATGGCTTGCTGATCGCCGCTGGCATCATGATCGTGCGCATTGCCGGGTCGGCGGTGGTGACAACGCCGCTGGGCATTTCCTCCATGAAGATGTTGCATTCGATTGAGCTGCCGATCCTGGCCGTCTCCATCTTCCGCTACATCGCCTATCATTTTGACAGCCGCTTTGCCTCGACCATCTATCTGGTGGGCGTCAGTTTCGGACATTCACTGGGTCTGGCCATCCTGTCGCCCGTTGTCGGGGCAGGCTATGACCATTTCGGGTTCAAGACCACCTATCTTCTGATCGCTGCCGGGGCCTTGGCCTTCTGGGTTGCCTCCATCTTTGCGCTGTCCACGACGCCGCGCACCGATGCGCGGGGCCGCCCGCTGGATGAACCGGACATTGCCCCCGTTCCAGAAACCCGCCCCGCCGCCGCCAACTGA